Proteins from a genomic interval of Mustela lutreola isolate mMusLut2 chromosome 4, mMusLut2.pri, whole genome shotgun sequence:
- the VPS26A gene encoding vacuolar protein sorting-associated protein 26A isoform X3, whose amino-acid sequence MQVEKPYESYIGANVRLRYFLKVTIVRRLTDLIKEYDLIVHQLATYPDVNNSIKMEVGIEDCLHIEFEYNKSKYHLKDVIVGKIYFLLVRIKIQHMELQLIKKEITGIGPSTTTETETIAKYEIMDGAPVKGESIPIRLFLAGYDPTPTMRDVNKKFSVRYFLNLVLVDEEDRRYFKQQEIILWRKAPEKLRKQRTNFHQRFESPESQASAEQPEM is encoded by the exons GTATTTTCTTAAAGTGACAATAGTAAGAAGACTGACAGACTTGATAAAAGAATATGATCTTATTGTTCACCAGCTTGCCACATATCCTGATGTTAACAACTCAATTAAGATGGAAGTAGGCATTGAAGATTGTCTACATATAGAATTTGAATATAATAAATCAAA GTATCATCTAAAGGATGTGATTGTtggaaaaatttactttttattagtaAGAATAAAAATCCAACATATGGAGTTGCAACTGATCAAAAAAGAGATCACAGGAATTG GACCCAGTACtaccacagaaacagaaacaattgcTAAATATGAAATAATGGATGGCGCACCAGTAAAAG GTGAATCAATCCCAATAAGACTATTTTTAGCAGGATATGATCCAACCCCTACAATGCGAGATGTGAACAAAAAATTTTCAGTAAGGTACTTTTTGAATCTAGTCCTTGTTGATGAGGAAGACAGAAGGTACTTCAAGCAGCAG GAGATCATTTTATGGAGAAAAGCTCCTGAAAAATTGaggaaacagagaacaaactttcACCAGCGATTTGAATCACCAGAGTCACAGGCATCTGCTGAACAGCCCGAAATGTGA